In Macadamia integrifolia cultivar HAES 741 chromosome 1, SCU_Mint_v3, whole genome shotgun sequence, a single window of DNA contains:
- the LOC122072505 gene encoding L-type lectin-domain containing receptor kinase IX.1-like: MAMGGAAMITIIVLEARRGRIGGVYKGFLSDLKMDVVVKRISKGSRQGIKEYASVLKIISQLPHRNLVQLVGWCHQRKELLLVYKFMPNRSFDFHLFRKRGSLTWELRYKIALELDSALQYLHKGWEQCVLHGDINSNNVILDSKFNTKLGDFGLGRLVEHERESQTTNVASGTMGYMAPEYVINGKASKESDVYSFGIAFL, encoded by the exons aTGGCAATGGGCGGAGCTGCCATGATTACAATTATTGTCTTag AAGCTAGGAGAGGGAGGATTGGAGGTGTTTATAAAGGCTTCTTAAGTGATCTTAAAATGGATGTTGTTGTGAAGAGGATCTCTAAAGGGTCTAGACAAGGGATAAAGGAGTATGCATCGGTGTTGAAGATCATTAGTCAACTGCCGCATAGGAACCTTGTGCAACTTGTTGGTTGGTGCCACCAAAGGAAAGAGCTACTTCTTGTGTATAAGTTCATGCCCAATAGAAGCTTTGATTTTCATCTATTTCGAAAAAGGGGCTCCTTGACATGGGAGTTGAGGTACAAGATAGCTCTAGAATTAGACTCTGCATTACAATATTTGCACAAAGGGTGGGAACAATGTGTCCTCCATGGGGATATTAATTCCAACAATGTAATTCTTGATTCCAAATTCAATACTAAACTAGGGGATTTTGGTCTGGGTAGGCTTGTGGAACATGAGAGAGAGTCACAAACAACTAATGTAGCTT CTGGTACCATGGGATACATGGCACCTGAATATGTTATTAACGGGAAGGCTAGCAAAGAATCTGATGTCTATAGCTTTGGCATTGCTTTCTTATAA